A genomic region of Phragmites australis chromosome 2, lpPhrAust1.1, whole genome shotgun sequence contains the following coding sequences:
- the LOC133895500 gene encoding beta-1,2-xylosyltransferase XYXT1-like isoform X1, with translation MGMEGGGKLPYSYGGGGGGHHDAKLLKSFSRVEPRKFGLGLIAGFLLVTCAYFSTAKFDAIHIVMISSPAQNAAGVGSLVTAADSSKQQLDLSVQDRDALSKQGSKAEVLEKDDDEISSSGPDSGRNASVVGTKKNETFVGDGDASVVVASAAASKPAAEGGKDVVLANDDDAIGGGAVLPPVSSEESANSTQESGVLEDEELQVQDAVANPPKKNNDSSSSNGSSPSVVPSNPATPPAPVQQIPSTTEVKAPADQQIPPIPEVKKADSETPLREWKPLCDVTSNRRIDWCELDGDVRVLGANASVTLVAPPGADDRTFREESWRIKPYPRKADPNAMRHVRVLTVQSVAGEAPACTDRHGDVPALVFSDRGYTGNYFHAYTDVILPLFLTARQYAGVVRLLVTDFQMWWLGKFLPVFKSISNYELIDLDSDPRVHCFRHVQVGLTSHYDFSIDPRRAPNGYSMLDFTKFMRATYGLPRDVAATDAGKRPRLLVIARARTRRFVNTEEIVRGAEKVGFEVVVSEGEHEVAPFAELANSCDAIVGVHGAGLTNMVFLPTGGVVIQVVPLGGLEFVAGYFRGPSKDMGLCYLEYRITPEESTLIDQYPRDHPIFTNPDGVKSKGWDSLKEAYLDKQDVRLDMKRFRPTLKKAIEHLKKAKSDSSSN, from the exons ATGGGGATGGAGGGCGGTGGGAAGCTGCCGTACagctacggcggcggcggcggcggccaccacGACGCCAAGCTGCTCAAGAGCTTCAGCCGCGTGGAGCCCCGCAAGTTCGGCCTCGGCCTCATCGCCGGTTTCCTCCTCGTCACCTGCGCATACTTCTCCACCGCCAAGTTCGACGCCATCCACATCGTCATGA TAAGCTCTCCTGCCCAGAATGCAGCTGGGGTTGGCTCGCTGGTGACCGCCGCCGACAGCTCCAAGCAGCAATTAG ATTTGAGCGTGCAAGACCGAGACGCATTGTCGAAGCAGGGGAGCAAGGCCGAGGTGCTCGAGAAAGACGACGACGAGATTTCCTCTTCGGGGCCAG aTTCGGGCCGCAATGCATCAGTGGTGGGCACGAAGAAAAACGAGACTtttgtgggagatggtgatgcaAGCGTCGTTGTTGCCTCTGCGGCGGCGTCGAAGCCTGCCGCGGAGGGCGGCAAGGATGTGGTTCTTGCCAATGACGATGACGCAATTGGCGGTGGTGCTGTTCTTCCTCCCGTGTCATCAGAGGAATCCGCGAACAGCACGCAAGAATCAG GTGTTCTCGAGGATGAGGAGCTGCAAGTGCAGGATGCTGTTGCTAATCCtcccaagaagaacaatgactccagcagcagcaatggCAGCTCTCCATCTGTGGTTCCATCTAATCCTGCCACTCCCCCTGCTCCTGTTCAGCAGATTCCTTCTACTACAGAGGTCAAGGCTCCTGCTGATCAACAGATTCCACCAATTCCAGAGGTTAAGAAAGCAG ATTCGGAGACGCCGCTGCGGGAGTGGAAGCCTCTATGCGACGTCACGTCGAACCGCCGCATCGACTGGTGCGAGCTCGACGGCGACGTCCGGGTGCTCGGCGCCAACGCTAGCGTCACCCTGGTGGCGCCCCCAGGCGCCGACGACCGCACCTTCCGCGAGGAGTCGTGGCGCATCAAGCCGTACCCGCGCAAGGCCGACCCGAACGCGATGCGCCACGTTCGCGTGCTGACGGTGCAGTCGGTGGCGGGCGAGGCGCCGGCGTGCACGGACCGGCACGGCGACGTGCCGGCGCTGGTGTTCTCGGACCGCGGGTACACGGGCAACTACTTCCATGCGTACACGGACGTGATCCTGCCTCTGTTCCTAACGGCGCGGCAGTACGCCGGTGTGGTGCGGCTGCTGGTGACCGACTTCCAGATGTGGTGGCTGGGCAAGTTCCTGCCGGTGTTCAAGAGCATCTCCAACTACGAGCTGATCGACTTGGACAGCGACCCGCGCGTGCACTGCTTCCGGCACGTCCAGGTCGGCCTCACCAGCCACTACGACTTCAGCATCGACCCGCGCCGCGCGCCCAACGGCTACTCCATGCTTGACTTCACCAAGTTCATGCGCGCCACCTACGGTCTGCCGCGTGACGTCGCCGCCACCGACGCTGGCAAGCGCCCCAGGCTGCTGGTGATCGCGCGCGCCCGCACTCGGCGGTTCGTGAACACGGAGGAGATCGTGCGCGGCGCGGAGAAGGTCGGGTTCGAGGTGGTGGTGTCGGAGGGCGAGCACGAGGTGGCGCCGTTCGCGGAGCTGGCCAACAGCTGCGACGCCATCGTTGGCGTGCACGGCGCCGGGCTGACGAACATGGTATTCCTGCCGACGGGCGGGGTGGTGATCCAGGTGGTGCCCCTGGGCGGGCTGGAGTTCGTGGCGGGGTACTTCCGCGGCCCGTCCAAGGACATGGGGCTGTGCTACCTGGAGTACCGCATCACGCCGGAGGAGAGCACGCTGATCGACCAGTACCCGCGCGACCACCCCATCTTCACCAACCCCGACGGCGTCAAGAGCAAGGGCTGGGACTCGCTCAAGGAGGCGTACCTCGACAAGCAGGACGTCCGGCTCGACATGAAGAGGTTCCGGCCGACGCTCAAGAAGGCGATCGAGCACCTCAAGAAGGCCAAGTCCGACAGCAGCAGCAACTGA
- the LOC133895500 gene encoding beta-1,2-xylosyltransferase XYXT1-like isoform X2: MSVHGDRAELVCFVLQPPRTQDSGRNASVVGTKKNETFVGDGDASVVVASAAASKPAAEGGKDVVLANDDDAIGGGAVLPPVSSEESANSTQESGVLEDEELQVQDAVANPPKKNNDSSSSNGSSPSVVPSNPATPPAPVQQIPSTTEVKAPADQQIPPIPEVKKADSETPLREWKPLCDVTSNRRIDWCELDGDVRVLGANASVTLVAPPGADDRTFREESWRIKPYPRKADPNAMRHVRVLTVQSVAGEAPACTDRHGDVPALVFSDRGYTGNYFHAYTDVILPLFLTARQYAGVVRLLVTDFQMWWLGKFLPVFKSISNYELIDLDSDPRVHCFRHVQVGLTSHYDFSIDPRRAPNGYSMLDFTKFMRATYGLPRDVAATDAGKRPRLLVIARARTRRFVNTEEIVRGAEKVGFEVVVSEGEHEVAPFAELANSCDAIVGVHGAGLTNMVFLPTGGVVIQVVPLGGLEFVAGYFRGPSKDMGLCYLEYRITPEESTLIDQYPRDHPIFTNPDGVKSKGWDSLKEAYLDKQDVRLDMKRFRPTLKKAIEHLKKAKSDSSSN; this comes from the exons ATGTCTGTCCATGGGGATCGAGCTGAGCTCGTGTGTTTCGTACTTCAACCGCCCCGCACGCAAG aTTCGGGCCGCAATGCATCAGTGGTGGGCACGAAGAAAAACGAGACTtttgtgggagatggtgatgcaAGCGTCGTTGTTGCCTCTGCGGCGGCGTCGAAGCCTGCCGCGGAGGGCGGCAAGGATGTGGTTCTTGCCAATGACGATGACGCAATTGGCGGTGGTGCTGTTCTTCCTCCCGTGTCATCAGAGGAATCCGCGAACAGCACGCAAGAATCAG GTGTTCTCGAGGATGAGGAGCTGCAAGTGCAGGATGCTGTTGCTAATCCtcccaagaagaacaatgactccagcagcagcaatggCAGCTCTCCATCTGTGGTTCCATCTAATCCTGCCACTCCCCCTGCTCCTGTTCAGCAGATTCCTTCTACTACAGAGGTCAAGGCTCCTGCTGATCAACAGATTCCACCAATTCCAGAGGTTAAGAAAGCAG ATTCGGAGACGCCGCTGCGGGAGTGGAAGCCTCTATGCGACGTCACGTCGAACCGCCGCATCGACTGGTGCGAGCTCGACGGCGACGTCCGGGTGCTCGGCGCCAACGCTAGCGTCACCCTGGTGGCGCCCCCAGGCGCCGACGACCGCACCTTCCGCGAGGAGTCGTGGCGCATCAAGCCGTACCCGCGCAAGGCCGACCCGAACGCGATGCGCCACGTTCGCGTGCTGACGGTGCAGTCGGTGGCGGGCGAGGCGCCGGCGTGCACGGACCGGCACGGCGACGTGCCGGCGCTGGTGTTCTCGGACCGCGGGTACACGGGCAACTACTTCCATGCGTACACGGACGTGATCCTGCCTCTGTTCCTAACGGCGCGGCAGTACGCCGGTGTGGTGCGGCTGCTGGTGACCGACTTCCAGATGTGGTGGCTGGGCAAGTTCCTGCCGGTGTTCAAGAGCATCTCCAACTACGAGCTGATCGACTTGGACAGCGACCCGCGCGTGCACTGCTTCCGGCACGTCCAGGTCGGCCTCACCAGCCACTACGACTTCAGCATCGACCCGCGCCGCGCGCCCAACGGCTACTCCATGCTTGACTTCACCAAGTTCATGCGCGCCACCTACGGTCTGCCGCGTGACGTCGCCGCCACCGACGCTGGCAAGCGCCCCAGGCTGCTGGTGATCGCGCGCGCCCGCACTCGGCGGTTCGTGAACACGGAGGAGATCGTGCGCGGCGCGGAGAAGGTCGGGTTCGAGGTGGTGGTGTCGGAGGGCGAGCACGAGGTGGCGCCGTTCGCGGAGCTGGCCAACAGCTGCGACGCCATCGTTGGCGTGCACGGCGCCGGGCTGACGAACATGGTATTCCTGCCGACGGGCGGGGTGGTGATCCAGGTGGTGCCCCTGGGCGGGCTGGAGTTCGTGGCGGGGTACTTCCGCGGCCCGTCCAAGGACATGGGGCTGTGCTACCTGGAGTACCGCATCACGCCGGAGGAGAGCACGCTGATCGACCAGTACCCGCGCGACCACCCCATCTTCACCAACCCCGACGGCGTCAAGAGCAAGGGCTGGGACTCGCTCAAGGAGGCGTACCTCGACAAGCAGGACGTCCGGCTCGACATGAAGAGGTTCCGGCCGACGCTCAAGAAGGCGATCGAGCACCTCAAGAAGGCCAAGTCCGACAGCAGCAGCAACTGA